A single genomic interval of Peribacillus sp. FSL H8-0477 harbors:
- the serS gene encoding serine--tRNA ligase: MLDLKFLRNNFEQVKHSLQHRGEDLTDLGRFEELDVKRRTLIAETEKLKSRRNEVSQQVAVLKREKQDADHLIVEMRQVGDQIKSFDEELRSVEEDLDKLLMSIPNIPHESVPVGETEDDNVEIRKWGEVPAFEFEPKPHWDVATELGILDFERAAKVTGSRFVFYKGLGARLERALINFMIDLHVEEHGYEEMLPPYMVNRASMTGTGQLPKFEEDAFRIESEDYFLIPTAEVPVTNFHRDEILSVDSLPISYAAYSASFRSEAGSAGRDTRGLIRQHQFNKVELVKFVKPEDSYEALEQLTGHAEKVLQLLDLPYRVLRMCTADLGFTAAMKYDIEVWIPSYETYREISSCSNFEAFQARRANIRFRRDPKGKPEHVHTLNGSGLAIGRTVAAILENYQQADGSVKVPEVLVPYMRGAKVIKG; this comes from the coding sequence ATGTTAGATTTAAAATTTTTACGTAATAACTTTGAACAAGTGAAGCATTCATTACAGCATCGCGGCGAGGATTTGACTGATCTGGGTCGTTTTGAAGAGTTGGATGTCAAACGCCGTACATTGATTGCTGAAACGGAGAAGTTAAAGAGTCGTCGTAATGAAGTATCACAGCAGGTGGCTGTATTAAAACGCGAAAAACAGGATGCAGATCATTTAATTGTCGAAATGAGACAAGTTGGTGATCAAATTAAGAGTTTCGATGAAGAGCTTCGAAGTGTGGAAGAAGATTTAGATAAGCTGTTAATGTCTATTCCTAATATTCCCCATGAAAGTGTGCCTGTTGGAGAAACAGAAGATGATAATGTCGAAATACGTAAATGGGGAGAGGTTCCTGCTTTTGAATTTGAGCCAAAGCCTCACTGGGATGTTGCAACTGAACTTGGAATTCTTGACTTTGAAAGAGCTGCAAAGGTAACGGGCAGTCGTTTTGTTTTTTATAAAGGCCTAGGGGCAAGACTTGAACGTGCCTTGATTAATTTCATGATTGATTTGCATGTTGAAGAACATGGTTATGAGGAAATGCTTCCACCGTATATGGTAAACCGCGCAAGTATGACAGGGACAGGACAGCTTCCGAAATTCGAAGAAGATGCCTTCCGCATTGAAAGTGAAGATTACTTCTTAATTCCAACAGCAGAAGTTCCGGTAACTAATTTCCATCGTGATGAAATTTTAAGTGTAGACAGCTTACCTATCAGCTATGCAGCTTATAGCGCCAGCTTCCGTTCTGAAGCAGGATCTGCGGGGCGTGATACGCGTGGGTTAATCCGTCAGCACCAATTTAATAAAGTGGAGCTTGTGAAATTCGTTAAACCTGAAGATTCTTATGAGGCACTTGAACAATTGACGGGACATGCAGAAAAGGTGCTTCAGCTTCTAGACCTTCCGTATCGTGTCTTGAGAATGTGTACGGCTGATCTTGGGTTTACTGCTGCGATGAAGTACGATATTGAAGTATGGATTCCAAGTTATGAGACATACCGTGAAATTTCTTCTTGTAGTAATTTTGAAGCGTTCCAAGCAAGACGGGCTAATATTCGCTTCCGTCGTGATCCAAAGGGAAAACCGGAGCATGTGCATACGTTAAATGGTTCTGGACTGGCGATTGGACGGACTGTAGCCGCTATCCTTGAGAACTATCAACAAGCAGATGGCAGTGTGAAAGTTCCTGAGG
- a CDS encoding D-alanyl-D-alanine carboxypeptidase family protein, translating into MKKISQITLVFTMLLVLIASQFTYSPLKAAAEDNTLGLKAEAAIILDGKSGKIIFEKNADKVLGIASMSKMMTEYIIMEAIEDKKIKWDDTVKINEYIHNLSKSPNLSNVGLTQGEDYTVKELYSAMAIYSGNAATVALAELISGSEKNFVNLMNKKAKEIGLKDFKFVNSSGLNNSDLLGNHPAGDANEENVMTARDTATLAYRLITDYPEVLDFSKVSKLEFRDGKEYPNFNWMLPGLIYEYKGVDGLKTGSTEFAGYGHTATAIRDGQRYVTVVMKSTSKSERFEDSIKLMDYAFSNFNTEKIVPADYQVKGKEKLPVAKGKEDSVKIQSEKAIELTIEKGQKSNYVPKLVIDKDKLNEDGKLSAPIKKGDKIGYLTVDSKEDSDYGFIDKKGAKTVQVDVVAAESVEKANWFVLSMRAVGGFFGDIWDSASSTVKGWF; encoded by the coding sequence AACATTGGTTTTTACAATGTTACTAGTTCTCATTGCATCGCAGTTTACCTACAGTCCGCTTAAAGCTGCGGCTGAAGATAATACGCTTGGTTTAAAGGCCGAGGCAGCTATTATCCTTGATGGAAAAAGTGGAAAGATAATCTTCGAAAAAAATGCTGATAAAGTATTGGGTATTGCTTCAATGTCTAAAATGATGACTGAATATATCATTATGGAAGCTATTGAAGATAAGAAAATTAAGTGGGATGATACAGTAAAGATTAACGAATATATACATAATCTTTCTAAGTCTCCAAACCTGTCGAATGTAGGGTTAACACAGGGTGAGGATTACACAGTTAAAGAACTATACAGTGCAATGGCGATTTATTCAGGTAATGCAGCGACAGTAGCATTAGCAGAATTAATTTCAGGAAGCGAAAAGAATTTTGTTAATCTTATGAATAAAAAAGCAAAAGAAATTGGATTGAAAGACTTTAAGTTTGTTAACTCAAGTGGATTGAATAATTCCGATTTATTAGGAAATCATCCTGCTGGGGATGCTAATGAAGAAAACGTAATGACAGCAAGAGATACAGCAACACTTGCTTACCGTTTAATCACGGATTATCCGGAAGTTCTAGACTTTTCAAAGGTATCTAAGTTAGAATTCCGCGACGGAAAAGAATATCCTAATTTCAACTGGATGCTTCCCGGACTAATCTACGAGTATAAAGGTGTAGATGGGTTAAAGACAGGTTCTACTGAATTTGCTGGATATGGACATACAGCTACTGCTATTCGTGACGGGCAGCGTTATGTTACTGTTGTAATGAAGTCCACATCTAAAAGCGAACGTTTTGAAGATAGTATTAAATTAATGGATTATGCATTTAGTAACTTTAATACAGAAAAAATTGTACCCGCTGATTATCAAGTAAAAGGAAAAGAAAAGTTACCTGTAGCAAAAGGGAAAGAAGACAGCGTTAAAATTCAATCGGAAAAAGCAATCGAGCTTACCATTGAAAAAGGACAAAAGAGTAATTACGTACCCAAGCTTGTCATTGATAAGGATAAATTGAATGAAGATGGCAAATTATCGGCACCTATTAAAAAAGGTGATAAGATTGGGTATCTAACAGTCGACTCTAAAGAAGATTCAGATTATGGATTTATAGATAAAAAAGGTGCTAAAACTGTTCAAGTAGACGTGGTTGCTGCTGAATCTGTTGAGAAGGCTAACTGGTTTGTCCTATCCATGCGTGCAGTTGGCGGATTCTTCGGAGATATTTGGGACAGTGCTTCCTCAACCGTTAAGGGCTGGTTTTAA